Sequence from the Streptomyces sp. R33 genome:
GAGCTCGCCGTCGATGCCCTTGAAGAGGTTCTTCTGCTGGTGCTCGAGCCGGTGGCGGGTCTCCTCGGGCAGGGCGTGGAAGTAGTCCACGTACTCCGGGGAGGTCATCTCCAGCGTCAGCTTGGTGTACTCCAGCGGGAAGAACCGCGGGGAGCGGGTCACCCAGTTGAGCCGGTAGCCGTACACGTCGATCTCGGACAGCAGGTCGTAGTAGATCTCCGCCGCGCTCTGGCCCGAGCCGACCAGCGTGATCGACTTCTTCTGCTGGAGCTCCGCCTTGTTCTGCATGTACGCGGAGTTGTGCGTGAAGTCTCCGCCGAGCCCGGCGCAGGCCTGCGGGACGAACGGCGGGGTGCCCGTGCCCAGGACCAGGCGGCGGGCCAGGTGGGTCTCCCCGCGGTCGGTGTGGACCTCGTACAGGCCGGCCTGCTCGTCGTACGTGACCTCCGTGACGGAGGTGGAGTACTGCACGTTGCCGAGGCGGTCGGCGGCCCAGCGGCAGTAGTCGTTGTACTCGGTCCGCAGCGGGTAGAAGTTCTCCCGGATGTAGAAGGAGTACAGCCGGTCCTGGTCCTTCAGGTAGTTCAGGAAGGAGAAGGGCGAGGTCGGGTCGGCCAGCGTGACCAGGTCCGACATGAACGGCGTCTGCAGGTGTGCGCCGTCCAGGAACATCCCGGCGTGCCACTCGAAGTGCGGCTTCGTCTCGATGAAGAGGCCGTCGAGCTCGTCGATCGGAGCGGTCAGGCAGGCGAGTCCCAGGTTGAAGGGACCGAGGCCGATACCGATGAAATCGAACGGCTGGCGGGGCTCACGAGGCGTGGACAAGGGATTCTCCCAGGTACTGCTCGGCGTGGGACGCGAGGAGGTCGAGGACGGCCGCGATGTCGGCCGTCGTGGTCTGCGGGTTGAGGAGGGTGAACTTCAGGTACTGGTCCCCGTCCACCTTGGTGCCGGCGACGACTGCCTCGCCGGAGGCGAACAGCGCCTTGCGGGCCTGCAGGTTGGCCTCGTCGACGAGGTCCCTGCGGACATCGCCTCCGGGCACGTAGCGGAAGACCAGGGTGGAGATCTGCGGCTTGACGACGACCTCGAAGCGCGGATCGGCGTCGATGATGTCCCAGCCGGCCGCGGCCAGTTCGATGACCTCGTCGAAGAGCGAGCCGAGGCCGTCGGCGCCCATGGTGCGCAGCGTCATCCAGAGCTTGAGCGCGTCGAA
This genomic interval carries:
- a CDS encoding lysine N(6)-hydroxylase/L-ornithine N(5)-oxygenase family protein, with translation MSTPREPRQPFDFIGIGLGPFNLGLACLTAPIDELDGLFIETKPHFEWHAGMFLDGAHLQTPFMSDLVTLADPTSPFSFLNYLKDQDRLYSFYIRENFYPLRTEYNDYCRWAADRLGNVQYSTSVTEVTYDEQAGLYEVHTDRGETHLARRLVLGTGTPPFVPQACAGLGGDFTHNSAYMQNKAELQQKKSITLVGSGQSAAEIYYDLLSEIDVYGYRLNWVTRSPRFFPLEYTKLTLEMTSPEYVDYFHALPEETRHRLEHQQKNLFKGIDGELINAIFDLLYQKKVTSPGPVPTTLLTNSSLNSAAYDTTTGAYTLGLRQEEQERDFSLVTEGLILATGYKYTLPDFLNPVRERLSFDGHGRPDAARNYSIDVTGRGVFLQNGTVHNHSITSPDLGMAAYRNAYIIGELLGREYYKVEKSIAFQQFAAPEGTHA